In Desulfuromonas sp. KJ2020, a single window of DNA contains:
- a CDS encoding CHASE2 domain-containing serine/threonine-protein kinase: MMLFRRIFAPWFAGLLLLLLVLLAILFNAPSLRRLDYPLLDALSRYRSIPAGGQVAVVAIDRDSLAELGDWPWPRSVLARLVERLTAQKVRAIGIYLPLTYPEAVPALERIRELKKQAQSPEAPVIFAVQAGLTAPLDQLEADFHGDAALARALTDGKVVLPVLCEFSAKEARMAIPLADSPPWTLAAPDMTMDLPALLGALRHPFAAMAYPLPRPTAIIPPFTPLASAAAALGHSLVLPDEDGSIRKTALFVAVGDRFVPSLPLSLAAVSLGVSPSNWKIVDDRRDFFGLELNSVRIPTDPGFRLLLHPDPTENAVAVFSAARLLAGDISPGTLQGKTVLIGLSAPETATLFSGPGGWQPPPVHVGARTVATILAGAALAVPPWGWGLEVAVLLYFGFFLLFVLPRISLRMGAVILAIFLATWYALSSALLVSLGYWVSPLSATCFAVAGFALLGFFRWLAVARERSEKTITNKLQGVAFQGQGMLDLALEKFMACPPHDASVRELLYHLGLDFERKRMFSKAVTVYEQLARQGKFRDVAARLAKLRQGASPVSFAANGRQESTLVLDPGAITPTLGRYEVLRELGQGAMGTVYLGRDPRINREVAIKTLSYAAIEPEKLGEVKERFFREAEAAGRLNHPNIVTIYDVGEDHDMAYMAMELLEGGDLSRHCQQGRLLGPAEVLRIVSKVAAALEYAHEHEVVHRDIKPGNIMLTTSGQVKVTDFGIARLVPNSRTQTGVILGTPSYMSPEQVAGKKVDGRSDLFSLGVVLYELLSGEKPFQGDSLGALMFAIANATYTPLREIAPDVPECCLPIVEKLLAKTQTRRYAKAGQVLKDLQACLRETG, translated from the coding sequence ATGATGCTATTTCGTCGCATTTTCGCTCCCTGGTTTGCCGGGCTGCTCCTTCTGCTGCTGGTTCTGCTGGCCATTCTGTTCAATGCCCCATCGCTGCGCCGTCTTGACTACCCCCTGCTGGACGCTCTCAGCCGCTATCGAAGCATCCCGGCCGGCGGACAGGTTGCTGTTGTTGCTATCGATCGGGACAGCCTCGCCGAACTGGGGGACTGGCCCTGGCCGCGCAGTGTTCTGGCTCGTCTGGTGGAGCGCCTGACAGCGCAAAAGGTCCGTGCCATCGGGATCTATCTTCCGCTGACCTATCCGGAGGCTGTACCTGCCCTGGAACGGATTCGAGAGCTGAAAAAGCAGGCTCAGTCCCCGGAGGCGCCGGTGATTTTTGCGGTTCAGGCAGGGCTCACGGCCCCCCTTGATCAGCTCGAGGCCGATTTTCATGGCGATGCGGCCCTGGCTCGCGCCCTCACTGACGGCAAAGTCGTGCTGCCCGTGCTCTGCGAGTTTTCTGCCAAAGAAGCCCGTATGGCGATTCCTCTGGCGGATTCCCCCCCTTGGACTCTGGCCGCCCCCGACATGACCATGGATCTGCCCGCCCTGCTGGGAGCTCTGCGTCACCCGTTTGCCGCCATGGCCTATCCTCTGCCCCGGCCTACGGCGATCATTCCACCCTTTACGCCTCTGGCCAGTGCCGCCGCGGCCCTGGGGCATTCGCTTGTGCTGCCCGATGAAGACGGCTCGATCAGAAAAACGGCGCTCTTTGTCGCGGTTGGTGACCGTTTTGTTCCCTCGTTGCCCTTGAGTCTGGCTGCCGTTTCTCTGGGAGTATCCCCCTCAAATTGGAAGATAGTGGATGACCGCCGCGACTTTTTCGGGCTCGAATTGAACTCGGTGCGCATCCCCACGGACCCGGGTTTCCGGCTGCTGCTTCACCCGGATCCCACCGAGAACGCAGTGGCGGTTTTCTCCGCTGCGCGCCTTCTGGCCGGCGACATCTCTCCTGGCACCTTGCAGGGCAAGACCGTTCTCATCGGTCTTTCGGCCCCTGAGACTGCGACTTTGTTTTCTGGCCCCGGCGGGTGGCAGCCGCCTCCCGTTCACGTTGGCGCCCGGACGGTGGCGACGATTCTGGCGGGAGCGGCCCTGGCCGTCCCCCCTTGGGGATGGGGGCTGGAGGTGGCGGTTCTGCTCTACTTCGGTTTCTTTCTGCTTTTTGTTCTGCCCCGCATCAGCCTGCGCATGGGGGCTGTGATTCTGGCCATTTTTCTGGCAACCTGGTACGCGCTGAGCAGCGCCCTTCTGGTGTCCCTCGGCTATTGGGTGTCACCCCTCTCCGCGACCTGCTTTGCGGTGGCCGGCTTTGCGCTTCTGGGGTTTTTTCGCTGGCTGGCGGTCGCCCGGGAACGCAGCGAGAAAACAATTACCAACAAACTGCAGGGGGTGGCCTTCCAGGGGCAGGGGATGCTCGATCTGGCGCTGGAAAAATTCATGGCCTGTCCGCCCCACGATGCTTCCGTGCGGGAGTTGCTCTATCACCTCGGCCTTGATTTTGAGCGCAAGAGAATGTTCTCTAAAGCCGTCACGGTTTATGAACAGCTCGCGCGGCAGGGAAAATTCAGGGATGTCGCCGCCCGCCTGGCAAAGCTGCGCCAGGGGGCGTCTCCGGTCTCTTTCGCCGCCAACGGCAGACAGGAATCGACCCTGGTCCTTGATCCCGGCGCGATAACGCCGACATTGGGACGCTATGAGGTTCTGCGGGAACTTGGGCAGGGGGCCATGGGTACTGTTTACCTGGGCCGGGATCCCAGGATCAACCGCGAAGTGGCCATCAAGACGCTCAGCTATGCCGCGATTGAGCCGGAAAAACTGGGAGAGGTCAAGGAACGCTTTTTTCGCGAGGCGGAAGCGGCCGGTCGCCTCAACCACCCCAATATCGTCACCATATACGATGTGGGGGAGGATCATGATATGGCCTACATGGCCATGGAGCTGCTGGAGGGAGGGGATTTGAGCCGGCACTGCCAGCAAGGCCGCCTGCTTGGCCCGGCCGAGGTGCTCCGCATCGTCTCCAAGGTGGCCGCCGCACTTGAATATGCTCACGAGCATGAAGTCGTCCACCGCGACATCAAGCCCGGCAACATCATGCTGACGACCAGCGGCCAGGTCAAGGTCACGGATTTCGGCATCGCCCGCCTGGTACCGAACTCCCGGACGCAGACGGGCGTCATTCTCGGCACCCCCAGCTATATGTCTCCCGAACAGGTGGCCGGCAAAAAGGTCGATGGTCGTTCCGATCTCTTTTCGCTGGGGGTTGTGTTGTACGAATTGCTCAGCGGTGAGAAGCCCTTCCAGGGAGACAGCCTCGGTGCCCTCATGTTTGCTATTGCCAACGCCACCTATACCCCCTTACGGGAAATCGCACCCGACGTGCCGGAGTGCTGTCTGCCGATAGTCGAGAAACTTCTGGCCAAAACCCAGACCCGGCGTTATGCCAAAGCCGGTCAGGTTTTAAAGGACCTGCAGGCTTGCCTGCGGGAGACAGGGTGA
- a CDS encoding Stp1/IreP family PP2C-type Ser/Thr phosphatase: MRLLSWGQTDQGLLRENNEDSFTLCPDQGLFVVADGMGGYAAGEVASSLAVREVRQFVEGLARDRALADGSADEVLRQALLAADEAVSREARDNPGWRGMGCTLVVAWIQGERLTVAHVGDSRLYRIRGGNIEPLTEDHTLVHEQVLQGLISPAEATLSPHRHVLTRALGSFPNTEVSVAPFTIEEGDRYLLCTDGLTDMLDDETILSLVLSTDDPRTVCARLVDAANAAGGKDNITAVLLFCQPNGISRFFSERLPRLRRE, from the coding sequence ATGCGCCTCCTATCCTGGGGACAGACCGACCAGGGGCTGCTTCGTGAAAACAACGAGGACAGCTTCACCCTTTGCCCCGACCAGGGCCTCTTCGTTGTGGCCGATGGCATGGGTGGCTATGCGGCCGGTGAGGTGGCCAGCAGTCTCGCGGTTCGCGAGGTGCGGCAATTTGTGGAGGGCTTGGCCCGCGACCGGGCCCTTGCCGACGGGTCGGCGGACGAGGTACTGCGCCAGGCTCTGCTGGCTGCTGATGAAGCGGTTTCCCGCGAGGCTCGCGACAACCCGGGCTGGCGTGGCATGGGCTGCACGCTGGTGGTCGCCTGGATCCAGGGCGAGCGGCTGACTGTCGCCCACGTCGGCGATAGCCGACTCTATCGGATACGTGGCGGAAATATCGAACCGTTGACCGAAGATCACACCCTGGTCCACGAGCAGGTTCTCCAGGGCCTGATCTCCCCGGCCGAGGCGACTCTTTCACCCCACCGCCATGTGCTGACCCGGGCTCTGGGTTCTTTTCCAAATACAGAGGTTTCTGTCGCTCCGTTCACTATCGAAGAGGGGGATCGATACCTGCTGTGTACCGACGGTCTCACCGACATGCTTGACGACGAAACCATCCTGTCTCTGGTCCTGTCGACGGACGACCCGCGCACCGTCTGTGCCCGTCTGGTCGACGCGGCCAATGCCGCCGGTGGGAAGGACAATATTACCGCCGTGCTGCTTTTTTGTCAGCCCAACGGCATCAGCCGATTTTTCTCGGAACGGCTGCCACGATTGAGGAGGGAATAG
- a CDS encoding FHA domain-containing protein: MLRILLKFNDKVLKVVDTDKEQLTIGRNLENDLQIDNLAVSSFHARVENQLGHYFIEDLNSTNGTFVNGRKITRWGLKPDDAVTIGKHTLVFMVEEGENVSSGTALRELDMDKTMVLETRQHREALDRMELSGCPLGVLAAVGGAGSETEFELTRSLTVMGKDAGADIPLKGWFAPKVGGYVLRGKDGYTLSPGEGRPRLKINGRSVTEDIPLKEGDLVEVASRRLRFHLRQ; encoded by the coding sequence ATGCTCAGGATTCTGCTCAAATTCAACGACAAGGTTCTCAAGGTCGTCGATACGGACAAGGAACAGCTGACGATCGGACGAAATCTGGAGAACGATCTGCAGATCGACAACTTGGCTGTTTCGAGTTTTCACGCCCGGGTGGAAAATCAGTTGGGGCATTACTTTATTGAAGACCTCAACAGCACCAACGGCACCTTTGTGAATGGTCGAAAAATCACGCGCTGGGGTCTCAAGCCGGATGACGCGGTCACGATCGGCAAGCACACTCTCGTCTTCATGGTCGAAGAAGGCGAAAATGTCTCCTCCGGCACGGCCCTGCGGGAACTGGACATGGACAAGACCATGGTGCTGGAAACGAGGCAGCATCGGGAGGCGCTTGATCGGATGGAACTGTCCGGCTGCCCGCTCGGCGTTTTGGCCGCGGTTGGTGGCGCCGGCAGCGAGACGGAGTTTGAACTGACCCGCTCGCTGACCGTCATGGGCAAAGATGCCGGTGCCGACATCCCCTTGAAAGGCTGGTTCGCTCCCAAAGTCGGGGGCTATGTCCTGCGGGGCAAGGACGGCTATACCCTGTCGCCGGGGGAGGGTCGTCCTCGCCTGAAAATCAACGGTCGCAGCGTGACGGAAGATATTCCCCTGAAAGAAGGGGATCTGGTCGAGGTTGCCTCGCGCCGGCTGCGTTTTCACCTGCGTCAGTGA
- a CDS encoding ATP-binding protein, with product MTLFSEKVFSVPGADSQPGEDVLSRQARYFSDEFLSRHLLDALPTVVAIVNDRRQIVYANKPLLDLVGVGDVEDLRGLRPGEALRCVRVATSGQGCGDGPMCHSCGAALAVLSALAGEAAEREFRISRQFDGRLEALDLVVRATPLTFREETFSVFALADVSHEKRRAFLERVFFHDVLNVVGSIKGFAEHLRVCDPEQQERIFDLIQLAAEQTIDEIEAQRALTAAESGELALDVETFSSLAFIRNLAEIYRQHEVAADRELTVDADAADLLVTSDQTLLGRVLGNMLKNALEACPVGEQVTLGCRGDEDRIAFWVHNQGVLSPEAKAGIFQRSFSTKGGSRGLGTYSMKLLSNYLGGSVHFTSSDQTGTLFTASYPLAGPVSSAGGKSS from the coding sequence GTGACATTGTTCTCTGAGAAAGTTTTTTCGGTTCCCGGCGCCGACTCCCAGCCGGGCGAGGATGTCCTGTCGCGGCAAGCGCGCTATTTCTCGGACGAGTTCCTGTCCCGCCACCTGCTGGATGCCTTGCCCACGGTGGTCGCCATCGTCAACGACCGGCGGCAGATCGTCTACGCCAACAAGCCCCTCCTCGATCTCGTCGGTGTAGGCGATGTCGAGGACTTGCGGGGGCTTCGTCCCGGCGAGGCTCTGCGGTGCGTGCGGGTCGCAACCAGCGGGCAGGGCTGCGGCGACGGCCCCATGTGCCATAGCTGCGGTGCCGCCTTGGCCGTGCTGAGTGCCCTGGCCGGTGAGGCGGCTGAACGGGAGTTTCGCATCTCCCGTCAGTTTGACGGTCGCCTGGAGGCCCTCGATCTGGTGGTCCGCGCCACACCGCTGACTTTTCGGGAAGAGACCTTTTCGGTCTTCGCGCTGGCCGATGTCAGTCATGAAAAGCGCCGCGCCTTTCTGGAGCGCGTGTTCTTCCATGATGTTTTGAACGTGGTCGGGAGCATCAAGGGCTTTGCCGAACATCTGCGTGTCTGCGACCCGGAACAGCAAGAGCGGATTTTTGACCTGATCCAGCTGGCCGCTGAGCAGACCATTGACGAGATTGAGGCCCAGCGAGCTCTGACGGCGGCCGAGTCGGGGGAGTTGGCATTGGATGTGGAAACCTTCTCCAGTCTCGCCTTTATAAGGAATTTGGCCGAGATTTATCGCCAGCACGAAGTGGCCGCCGACAGGGAGCTGACGGTCGATGCGGACGCTGCGGATCTTCTTGTGACCAGCGACCAGACTTTGCTCGGCCGCGTGCTGGGCAATATGCTCAAGAACGCCCTGGAAGCCTGCCCCGTCGGGGAACAGGTCACCCTGGGTTGCCGTGGTGACGAAGACCGCATCGCTTTCTGGGTTCATAATCAGGGAGTGCTGTCACCGGAGGCCAAAGCCGGTATTTTCCAGCGCTCCTTCTCCACCAAGGGGGGCTCAAGGGGGCTGGGTACCTACAGTATGAAGCTGCTCAGCAATTACCTGGGCGGCTCGGTCCACTTCACCAGTTCCGACCAAACAGGCACTCTTTTCACCGCGTCCTACCCCCTGGCCGGCCCGGTATCGTCAGCCGGCGGCAAATCGTCCTGA
- a CDS encoding alpha/beta fold hydrolase: MANDDTHIVLPKDGRRFGLSEFGAPKGKPLFYFHGFPGSRLEARLVHEQACRQQIRLIAVDRPGYGQSAYQPGRRLAHWPRDIAAIADTLKLDRFSVLGVSGGAPYAAACARFMPERLITTGIVCGLAPLDDGELLKRLKGRDRRFGWLKKLPRPLFRPPLLVAGIAARQRPQGLLRLIAGTLPPWDRTVIMKREIGPLLASSLREAFSQGSAGAFADLCLYGEPWGFALEEIRAPVLLWHGERDTVVPCAMGRFLAEKIPNCRGIFLADEGHFSLPLLQAETILTGLMNQDDLPPADDTGPARG, translated from the coding sequence ATGGCAAACGATGACACCCACATAGTCCTGCCAAAGGACGGTCGCCGGTTCGGCCTGAGCGAGTTTGGCGCACCGAAGGGAAAACCTCTCTTCTATTTCCACGGCTTTCCCGGCTCGCGCCTGGAGGCCCGACTGGTCCATGAACAGGCGTGCAGACAGCAGATCCGACTCATCGCCGTCGACAGACCGGGCTATGGGCAATCGGCCTACCAGCCCGGTAGACGGCTCGCGCACTGGCCACGGGATATCGCTGCGATTGCCGATACTCTCAAGCTGGATAGATTCAGCGTGCTTGGCGTATCCGGCGGCGCCCCCTATGCGGCGGCCTGCGCTCGCTTCATGCCGGAGCGCCTTATAACAACGGGAATTGTCTGCGGTCTCGCGCCCTTGGACGATGGGGAGTTACTGAAACGGCTCAAAGGGCGGGATCGCCGTTTCGGCTGGCTCAAAAAACTGCCGCGCCCTCTTTTTCGCCCGCCTCTGCTGGTGGCGGGGATAGCGGCAAGGCAACGGCCTCAGGGTCTGCTGCGATTAATCGCCGGGACGCTGCCTCCCTGGGACCGAACAGTGATAATGAAAAGAGAAATTGGTCCGCTGCTGGCCAGTTCTTTGCGTGAAGCCTTCAGCCAAGGCAGTGCCGGTGCTTTTGCCGACCTCTGTCTGTATGGAGAACCTTGGGGCTTTGCCCTGGAAGAGATCCGCGCCCCGGTGCTGCTCTGGCACGGCGAAAGGGATACGGTCGTCCCCTGCGCCATGGGACGGTTCCTGGCCGAAAAGATCCCTAACTGCAGGGGGATTTTTCTCGCGGACGAAGGGCATTTTTCCCTGCCACTCCTGCAGGCCGAAACGATTCTGACTGGGCTGATGAATCAGGACGATTTGCCGCCGGCTGACGATACCGGGCCGGCCAGGGGGTAG
- the xpt gene encoding xanthine phosphoribosyltransferase: MQQLIERLRREARSLGGQLVKVDGFLNHQVDTALLVQAGQHLARFFASEKISKIVTAEASGIVPAFATAQSLNIPFIYARKSRPLTMADNPLCAGVTSRTRGSAAELFLSREYLAPTDRVLVIDDFLGSGQTAAALGQMVQQSGAHLCAFAFLVEKVDERGRHTLADFRLPVKTLARLELTEDGLRVS, encoded by the coding sequence ATGCAGCAACTGATCGAACGCCTCCGCCGGGAGGCCCGCTCCCTCGGCGGCCAGCTTGTTAAAGTGGACGGCTTCCTCAATCACCAGGTGGACACCGCCCTGCTCGTCCAGGCGGGACAGCACCTTGCCCGTTTTTTTGCCTCGGAAAAAATCAGTAAAATCGTCACGGCCGAGGCCAGCGGCATCGTTCCGGCTTTCGCCACGGCTCAGTCCCTGAATATTCCCTTCATCTATGCCCGCAAGAGCCGTCCCCTCACCATGGCCGACAACCCGCTGTGTGCCGGGGTCACCAGCCGCACCCGGGGCAGCGCCGCCGAACTCTTTCTGTCCCGGGAATATCTGGCTCCGACAGATCGTGTCCTGGTGATCGACGATTTCCTCGGCAGCGGCCAGACCGCTGCCGCTTTGGGCCAGATGGTACAGCAGAGCGGCGCCCACCTGTGCGCCTTCGCTTTTCTGGTCGAAAAGGTGGATGAAAGAGGCCGTCACACCTTGGCGGATTTTCGCCTTCCGGTAAAAACCCTGGCGCGGCTCGAGCTCACCGAGGACGGCCTGAGAGTATCCTGA
- a CDS encoding phage holin family protein, with protein sequence MKGLLLRWLILTLAILAASYLIEGISASGFAAAFFAAATLGILNALLRPILLLLTLPLNILTLGLFTFVINALLLMMVSGVISGFYVRGFGSALLGSLIISLVSWLLSSFINDQGRVEVIALRQRSNGRWE encoded by the coding sequence ATGAAAGGATTATTGCTGCGCTGGTTGATTTTGACCCTGGCCATTCTCGCCGCCTCCTACCTAATTGAGGGGATCTCGGCCAGCGGTTTTGCGGCGGCTTTTTTTGCGGCCGCTACCCTGGGGATTCTCAACGCTCTTCTGCGGCCCATCCTGCTGTTGCTCACTCTGCCGCTCAATATTCTGACCCTGGGCCTGTTCACCTTCGTGATCAATGCCCTGCTGTTGATGATGGTGTCCGGGGTCATCTCGGGTTTTTATGTCCGCGGTTTCGGTTCAGCGCTGCTGGGTTCGCTGATTATCAGCCTGGTCAGCTGGTTGCTGAGTTCCTTTATCAACGACCAGGGTCGGGTTGAGGTTATTGCCCTGCGCCAGCGTTCAAACGGACGCTGGGAGTGA
- a CDS encoding TAXI family TRAP transporter solute-binding subunit, with protein sequence MSKRFFYLCSLFVSLLAALPASLVLAAPPQVRLVSGPAGGTFDVVGDTITRLVNDKNTEMVVSRSISAGSVENLRRLSSGEADLGIVYAGDLFLAQQGRLPYDARTYDNVLPAAYLYSAPAQMLVRQDSDIETVEDLTGKRVAIGGPGSGAAAAAQLYLTSVGLWDHIRPDYTGYQEAVSALAHRYIDAIWLFAALPTPAATHAAQAFPVRLLDLQGAGDASGFFAAYPFFTPAVIPAGTYPGLDRDISTFSDRALLAAGARVPEEAVREVLRKVFSAEGLNRLGEKEPSLAGLNKQQGVQTRVRPLHPGAITFWKEQGLQIPAP encoded by the coding sequence ATGAGCAAGCGTTTTTTTTACCTATGCAGCCTTTTTGTTTCCCTGTTGGCGGCCCTGCCCGCCAGCTTGGTCCTGGCCGCTCCCCCGCAGGTTCGGCTGGTGAGCGGCCCGGCTGGGGGAACGTTTGACGTGGTGGGGGACACGATCACCCGTCTGGTCAATGACAAAAATACCGAAATGGTCGTCAGCCGCAGCATCTCCGCCGGTTCAGTGGAAAATCTGCGCCGCCTCAGCTCCGGCGAGGCCGATCTCGGCATTGTCTACGCCGGCGATCTCTTCCTGGCCCAGCAGGGGCGTTTGCCCTACGATGCCCGCACCTATGACAATGTGCTACCAGCCGCCTATCTCTACAGTGCCCCGGCGCAGATGCTGGTACGCCAGGACAGCGACATCGAAACGGTAGAAGATCTGACCGGCAAGCGCGTAGCCATCGGCGGGCCCGGCTCAGGTGCTGCCGCCGCCGCCCAGCTTTACCTGACCAGCGTCGGCCTGTGGGACCACATCCGCCCCGACTACACCGGCTATCAGGAGGCGGTCTCCGCCCTGGCGCACCGGTATATCGACGCCATCTGGCTCTTCGCCGCCCTGCCCACGCCGGCGGCGACACACGCAGCCCAGGCTTTTCCCGTACGCCTGCTCGACCTTCAGGGGGCGGGAGATGCCTCGGGCTTTTTTGCCGCCTACCCTTTTTTCACACCGGCCGTCATTCCGGCGGGAACCTATCCGGGGCTTGATCGTGATATTTCGACCTTTTCGGATCGCGCCTTGCTGGCGGCCGGAGCCCGGGTGCCCGAGGAAGCCGTGCGCGAAGTGTTACGAAAAGTCTTTTCCGCCGAAGGCCTGAACAGGCTGGGAGAGAAGGAACCGAGCCTGGCCGGCCTGAACAAACAGCAAGGGGTGCAGACCAGAGTGCGGCCGTTGCATCCCGGCGCTATCACCTTCTGGAAAGAGCAAGGCTTGCAGATACCCGCCCCCTGA
- a CDS encoding universal stress protein, with the protein MKTIKKILYATDFSESADDAADYALTLAKLAGASVHVLHVIGELMDNRKSQIQPEAFAMLEKNVEVQTVKEMEDFCQSRFGEQIPYTSEVVIGTPFQQIIEKAKAFRADLIVMGTHGRTGIEHVIVGSTAERVVRRSKIPVLTVQQQAN; encoded by the coding sequence ATGAAAACCATCAAGAAAATACTCTATGCGACCGATTTTTCCGAAAGCGCCGACGATGCGGCGGATTATGCGCTGACCTTGGCCAAACTGGCGGGAGCCTCCGTGCATGTGCTGCACGTTATCGGCGAATTGATGGACAATCGCAAAAGCCAGATTCAGCCCGAAGCTTTTGCCATGCTGGAGAAGAATGTGGAAGTGCAAACCGTCAAGGAGATGGAGGATTTCTGTCAAAGCCGCTTCGGGGAGCAGATCCCCTATACGTCGGAAGTGGTTATCGGCACCCCTTTTCAACAGATTATCGAAAAGGCCAAGGCCTTTAGAGCCGACCTGATCGTCATGGGAACCCACGGACGGACCGGCATCGAACATGTCATTGTGGGCAGCACCGCCGAAAGAGTGGTCAGGCGTTCGAAAATCCCTGTTCTCACGGTACAACAGCAGGCGAACTGA